CCCCGGCTGCGGCGGGCAGGACCACGGGCGCCCGTACCTCCGCGACCACCCCGGGGTGGGCGTCAGCCTCAGTCACGCCGACGGTCTGGTCGCGGCCGCCGTGGGCCGGGGCGCGATCGGCATCGACGTGGAGCCCTCGACCCGCCGCCCCGGCCCCGCGCGCGTACTCCGCCGCCTCCTCCCCGAGGCCGACCTCGCGGAGGCCGCGGCCCAGGCCGACCCCGGCTCGGCGCTGCTCCGTCTCTGGGTCCGTGCGGAAGCCCGGCTGAAGGCCGGGCGGACCGGTGAGACCGGCCCGGACGAGCTCCGGCTGCGGGAGTGGACGGACCGCCCCCGGGCGGCCGTCGCCGCGGTGGCCTCCACGACGGGGATCACGATCGCCTCCGTGTGAGGGCCGTTCCGGGGGTCCGTCGCCGTCGGGACGCCGACCGCACCGCCGATCGGCGGAGTTCCCGGCGCCCGCCCTGTGATCCTGACGACAGGAGGTCGTCGCGAGTGGTAGGTCGGGGGGATGCAGCCAGGCACCTCACCGACGGTCACGATCAGCCCCTTCCTGCGGACGGCCGCCGCGTACGCGTGGCGGCTTCTCGTCGTCGGCGTGCTCGTCTACAGCCTGTTCGCGGTGCTCGGACGGTTCCACGAGATCGGCGTGGCCCTCTTCCTCGGGCTCGTGATCACCGCCCTGCTCCGCCCCCTCGCCGATCTGGTCGCCCGGCGTCTGCCCCGGCCCCTCGCCGTGGCGATCACCCTGCTCGGCGGCATCGTGCTCGTCCTGGGGGTGCTCGCGCTGGTCGGCGAGGCGGTGGCGGGGGAGCGGACGACCCTCGTACGCGAGTTCCGCGTGGGGGTCGACAGGATCGAGGACTGGCTGGAGCGGCCGCCGTTCCGGCTGAATCCGGGGGCCTTGAGCGACCTCCAGGCCAAGATCGGGGACTTCCTCTCCAGTCATCGCTCGACCCTGGTCAGTACGGCGGTGAGCGGCGCCCATCAGGTGGTGGCCGTGCTGACGACGCTGGCCCTCGCCGTGTTCTCCTCGGTGTTCTTCATCCACTCCGGTGACCGTCAGTGGGCCTGGTTCCAGCAGCAGTTGCCCGGGTCGGTCCGTGAGCGGGTGTCGGTCGGCGGGCGCGCCGCCTGGCGGACCTTCACCGGCTACACCCATGGGATCGTGCTGGTGGCGGCGGTGAACGCGGTGCTCGTCGGGATCGCCCTGTGGCTCCTCGGCGTCCCTCTGGCGGTGCCGCTGGCGCTCCTGGAGTTCGTCGCCGCGTTCGTGCCGCTGATCGGCTCGCCCATCGCCCTGGCGGTCGCCGCTGTCGTGGCACTGGCCTCGCAGGGCCCCCTGGTGGCCGCGATCGTGGTCGGCCTCATCGTGGTGATCGGCCAGATCGAGGGTCACCTGCTGCATCCGCTCGTCATGAGCTGGGCCGTACGGCTCCATCCGCTGGTGGTCGCGATCGCGGTCATCGCGGGCTCGATCGCGGCGGGCATCGTGGGCGCCGTGGTGGCCGTTCCGCTGGTCTCGGTCGTCTGGTCGGTGTACACGGCGCTACGGGACGCCCGCGCGGCGACGCCTGAGACCGGGGCGACGCCTGAGACCGGGGCGACGCCTGAGACCGGGGCGACGACGGAGGGCGGGTCGACACCGGAGGGCGGCGGGTCGACGACGGAGGGCGGCGCGACGTGACGGGCGGTCGGGGCCCGGTTCCGGATCGGTGTCCGCACGTGCGTGGCGGATAATCGATCATGAGGCGGCGGGGGTGGTGCGCAGTCGCGCGCCACCCGGCACGGGGTCGGACCGCTGCCGCGTCGAGGTGTGGGGGCCGCATGGGATCGCTGGTTGCGTCGGAGGCTGTCGGGACACGTGAGGACAGGTTCGCCTGGTTCTGCGAGACGGTGTCCACCGAGGTCATGCCCGTCATGCTCAGCCCCCGGCACACGGGCGACTTCCGGGCCGGCGTCACGGACCTGGACCTCGGAGCGGTACGGCTCTCCGCGCTGTCCTGCTCACCGGTGGTCTCGCGACGGACCCCGGTCCACGTCCGGCGCGGCGATCCCGAGCACCTGCAACTCGCCCTCGTGACCCAGGGGGCGGTCAGGATCTCCCAGCGGGGCAGTGACGCGGAGGTCGCGGGGGGACTCGTCCTCACGGACACCTCACGGCCGAGCGAAGGGGAGTGCCTGGGCGGGCAGGTCGAGTCGGTGGTCCTGCAGATCCCCCGGCAGGCCCTGCCGCTGCGTCCGGACCGGGTGGACCGGCTCCTTGCACGGGATCTGGCCGCGGACGTGGGGTCCGGGGCCGTCGTCGCCGACTTCCTGCGGACGCTGCTCAGGCGCGGACCGCTCTGCCGCCCCGAGGAGCTGCGCGGGATGGGAGAGGTCGCCCTCGACCTGGCCGCCGTGTTTCTCGCGCGGCAGCTCGGTGACGCCGGCCAGGCGCCCGCCGAGGCCCGCGAGCGGGAGGCCGTGCGGCGGATCCGGCGCTTCATCGGGAACAACCTCGGCGACCCCGGCCTCACGCCCCGGACCATCGCGGAGCGGCACCACATGTCCCTGCGAAGGCTCTACACCCTCTTCGGCGACGAGCCCCTGACCGTCTCGGCGCTCATCCGGCAGGGCCGGCTGGAACGCGCCCACGCCGACCTCGTGTGCGGGGCCATGAGGGATCAGTCGGTCCAGGCCATCGCGGCGCGCTGGGGCTTCTCCAGCGCCACCGGGTTCAGCCGGGCGTTCCGCGAGGCCTACGGGATCACGCCGACCGAGCACCGGGCCTCGGCGGCCCGGACGGCCCCGCGGCACGGATAGCACAGGAATCCCGCACGTCAGGAACACCATCGCCTGCCGCACGAGCCTAAGTTCACCGCTGGAGACACCACCAGAACGTGAACGGAGACACGGACATGAACGCACGTACCAGGGTTGCCACCGTCGCGGGGGCCGCCGCCCTGGCCTTCGCCGGAGTGATGGGCTCCGCGGGGCAGTCGTTCGCCGCGTCGAACGGACAGCAGATCCACTTCCACGACAGCAGCGGCCTCGTCTACTCCATCCGCGTCCAGGGGTACAACCAGAACGGCGCCGCGGTGTCGGGCTGCTTCAACACCCCGGGCAAGGACACCTGGGTCGGGGGATGGTGGTGGAAGGGGGAGGTCAACGTGACCTTCTACAAGAGCGGTTCCTGCTCGTTCGCCACGTACTTCGGGGAGACGAACGCGTGGGTGCCGACCTCGCAGAGCGGCGACTGGACGACCGTCTCCTCCTGACCCGGGGCGATTCGGGCGTCCCGTGCCAGGGGCGTCGCACGCCGGTTGTGGTGCGGGGTCTTGCGCGGGACTTCCGGGCTCTCTACTCTCCGGGCCAATGGTTAGGAATATTTCCTAACCATTGGCCATGGAGGGAAAGGGAGTTGTCATGCGTCGACGAAGCGTCTCGCTTCTCGGGCTCGCGGGCCTGCTGGCGTTGCCCCTGACGGTGCTGCCGCAGGCACAGGCAGCCGACAGTCCGGTGTCCACCGGAAAGGCGGTGACGGCCTCGTCCGTCGAGACCTCGGCCTTCGGGGCCGGTCTCGCGGTGGACGGCAGCGCGGCCACCCGCTGGGCGAGCCTCGAAGGCGTCGATCCGCAGTGGATCCGCATCGACCTCGGAGCCAACCACACGATCTCCCGCGTGAAGCTCAACTGGGAGGACGCGTACGGGAAGACGTACAAGATCCAGACCTCGGCCGACGGCTCGACCTGGTCCGACGTCTACTCCACCACCGCCGGTGACGGCGCGACCGACGACCTGACGGTCTCCGGCAGCGGCCGCTACGTCCGCATGTACGGGACCGGCCGCGGCACCGCGTACGGCTACTCCCTCTGGGAGTTCGAGGTGTACGGCGCGCCCACCGGCACGGGCGGCGGCGGCGGCACGGCCGTGCCCTTCGGCAGCCACCTCAGGCCGTACGCCGCCGGCATGCTCAAGCCCTCCGGCTCCCAGGCCACCCTCGACCAGAAGGTCGTCGACTACTACAACAGGTGGAAGTCCGCCTTCGTCCGGCAGAACTGCGGCAACGGCTGGTACCAGATCATCTCGCCCGACGCCGACCACCCGTACGTCGCCGAGGCGCAGGGCTACGGCATGGTCGTCGCCGCGACCATGGCCGGCGCCGACCCCGACGCGAAGAAGATCTTCGACGGCCTCGTCAAGTGGAAGATCGACCACCCGTCAGCCGTCAACCCGAACCTGCTCGCCGCCGAACAGGACGTCAACTGCCGCAGCGTCAACGGCGGGGACGGCGCCACCGACGGCGACATGGACGTGGCCTACGGCCTGCTCCTCGCCGACAAGCAGTGGGGCAGCGCCGGCACCTACAACTACAAGGACCTCGCGCTCAAGCACATCGCCGCGATCAAGAAGGACGAGGTCAACCCGACGACCAAGCTCCTGAAGCTCGGCGACTGGAGCAGCTCCGGCGACCAGTACTACTACATATCCCGCACCTCCGACTGGATGGTCGACCACTTCCGCGCCTTCCGCACGGCCTCCGGCGACACGACCTGGGACGCCGTGCGCACCGCGCACCAGACCCAGATCTCCCGACTCCAGTCGACCTACGCCTCCGGCACCGGACTCCTCCCGGACTTCGTCGTCGACACCAACACCACGCCCAAGCCCGCCCCGGGCGAGGTCCTGGAGGACCCGAACGACGGCGCCTACTGGTGGAACGCCTGCCGCACCCCGTGGCGCATCGCGGACGACGCGGTGACCAGCGGCGACGCCACCTCGCTCGCGGCCGCGCGGAAGGTCAACAGCTGGATCAAGACGAAGACCGGCGGCGACCCGAACAAGATCGCCATCGGCTACAAGCTCAACGGCACCCAGATCTCGTCGGGCAGCGAGGCCGCCTTCTTCGCCCCGTTCGCGGTGGCGGCGATGACCGACTCCGGCAGCCAGGCCTGGCTGGACGCCCTGTGGAACAAGATGCTGGCCACCCCGATCGACACCAGCAGCTACTTCTCCGCGAGCATCCAGCTCCAGGTCATGATCACGGCCTCAGGCAACCACTGGGTCCCGTAGCGGCACGGACAGCGCCGTGAGGCAGTCCGTCAGGGCCGCCGTGGTGGCCCCGAGCGGGAACCGCGCGGCGAGCTGACCGTCGGGGCGTACGACGAAGCCGGTGGCGCCGTCGGGGAGGTAGATCCGCGCGAACTCCCCGGCGGCGTCCCGGTACGCCGGGGCGCCGAGGGCGGGGACGACGTCCGGATCGGCCTCCCGGGGGAGCAGGGCGACGACGGCGAGCGGCAACCGGTCGCCCGCGGCGGCCCGCGCCGCCGCCACCGCCCGCGCGAGCCCGGTGGCATCCGCCCCGCACAGCACGGCGATGTGTCCGGGGCGGTCGCGCAGGACATCGAGCAGTCGCAGCGGGTACACGGCGACCGGTGTGTCCAGACCGCCGCAGTCCGGAGCCAGATCGCCGGGCTGCGGCGCCTCGACCGGCCCGTACGCGGCGCCGGCGAGCGGGCCGCCCCGATAGCCGACGAGCAGCTGGGCCTCGCGGAGCAGCAGGGTCCTCAGATCGTCCGCGTCGCTCTCGATGCCCCGGGTGGCGTGCCGCACGGTACGGCCGACGACCTCCTCGCCCACCGGTCGGCGCTCGGCGTCGTAGCTGCCGAGCAGCGCGGGCCCGGCCTCGCCCCTCACCACGAGGGCGAGCTTCCACGCCAGGTTGGCGGCGTCCTGGATGCCGGTGTTCATGCCCTGGGCGCCGGTGGGCGGGTGGATGTGCGCGGCGTCGCCCGCGACGAAGACCCGCCCCTCGCCGTAACGGCCGACGATGCGGTGGCTGATGCGGAACACCGACGACCAGCGCAGATCGGAGAGCCGGGCCGGGCCCGGGGCCAACCGGTCGACCACGGCCTGGAGATGGGACAGCTCGGGGCCGCGGCCGTCCTGGAGGCCGTGGGCGAGCCCGTCCGAGGGGGAGGCGGACCGGGGCGGCCGCCCGGCGCGCGCCGCATCGGCCGGTTCGGCCAGCTCGGGCGGCACCTTCATCGACATCCGGTAGCGCCCGGCGCCGGGCAGCGGAATGCAGACGAGGACGTCGTCGAGGGACCCGTCGGCGGTGCGGTGCTCGCAGCGGAGCGCGTATCCCTCGGGCAGGTCCCAGCCGGACTCGGCCACGACGTCGCCGAGCATGTACGCCTCCGGGAACGCGCCGCCCTCGTACGACAGGCCCAGGGTCTTGCGGACGACGCTGTGGGCCCCGTCGCAGCCGATCAGATACGGGACCCGCAGCTCCTCGGTGAACCCCGACGCGCTGCGCAGCAGGGCGGTGACCCCGTCCGGGTCCTGGACGAACGAGACGAGTTCGGTCCCGCGCTCGATGGACGTCCCCAGGCCTGCGACGTACTCCTCCAGGAGCCGCTCGGTCTCGTACTGCGGCAGGGCGGCGAAGCCGTACGGCACGTCGGGCGGCAGCTCCAGGGCGAGCCGGCCCGCCTCCGCGCCGTTGACGTAGGTGAGTTGGCCGCGCATCGGGACGGCGGCCTCCAGGACAGCACGGATCAGGCCCATCCGGTCCCACAGTTCCAAGGTGCGCGGCTGGATCCCGACGGCCTTGGCGTACGGGAGTCTGGCCGGCAGCCGGTCGACGAGCCGGCAGCGCACCCCGTGCCTGCGGAGCTCGGCGGCGGCGCTCAGCCCGACCGGACCCGCGCCCACGATGAGTACGTCGGTGGTGGTGCCGGTGTGCGCCACGGATGCCCTCCAGTGCCGTCCGGATCCTCGCCGGGTTCGGTCCTCCATGGTCACTCGCGGTCGCCCGTTCGGCGAGCCGTGCGGGCGACCGACCGGCGTACGCGCGCGTGGGCCGATGTACCGGCAGGCCCTGCCCTGCCTCGCCCTGCCCGGCCGCGGGCCCGACCACCCGGCCGGCCCGGGCGGACGGGATCGTGCGGCACTCCCGCCGAGCCCCCGGGGCCGTGTCCGAGGCGGGGACGGCGGCCGGGCTTCAGGGCTCCACGATGCCCCGGATGACGCCCAGCTCCAGAAGGTCCTGCGGGCGCAGCCGGAGTCGGTCCGCCGTCGTGGCGGACTCCTCCGGCGGGCGCTTGAGGATCGACGCGGCCGCCTCCGGGGCGATCACCGAGAAGTAGCTGTCGGGGGTGGCCCAGAGGTGGCCGGGGGCCGCGAGGGCCAGGGCGCCGCCCGAGCCGCCCTCGCCGATGAGGAGCGAGGTGACGGGCACGCGCGCGGTGGCCACGGCGGCGAACAGGTCGGCGATCGCCGGGCCCGCGCCGGCACGCTCCGCCTCCGGCCCGTTGGCCGCGCCCGGCGTGTCGACGAGGGTGAGGACCGGGATCCCCAGCCGGTCGGCGAGCCGTACGAGCCGGGCGGCCGTCCGGAAGCCGGCCGGGCGGGTCGCGGTCCCGCACTGCGCCGCGTACGCCACCGTACGGCCGTCGGGGAGCCGCCCGAAGCCGCACCGCATCCCCGGGTCGACACCGCCGGCACGGTCGCCCGAGATCTCCGCACGGACGGTGAAGTGCGCGTCGAGGTACGCGTCCGCCCGGGGACGGTCGGGGTGCCGGGCCCGGGCCACCGCCTCACGGCCGCTCGCGGCGGGCGGCGTGTCGGGGGAGCAGAGCGCCCGTGGCGCCGCCGCCTGCCCTTCGGCGGGACGCGTGAGCAGGGAGAGCCAGCGCCCGAGGGTGTCACGGAGCGCGTCGGCCGCCACGACCGCGTCGATGTGGCCGTGCGCGAGCTGTGCCTCAGCGGTGTACGCGGCGGGGTCCGCGTCCGGCGGGCGGACCCGGGAACCGGCGAAGCCGACCTGCGCGCCGGGCAGCGCGAGCACCACGTCCGAACCGGCGCCGAGCGTGGCCCAGCCGCCGCCCGTCGTCGGGTCCCGCAGGACGGCGATCTGCGGCAGCCCGGCGGCGCGGGTGAGGGCAGACTCGCCGGCCAGGAGCTGGAGTTGGAGCAACGCCCGCATACCCTCGTGCATCCGGCTGCCGCCCGTCGCCGGCAGCACGACCACGGGCAGCCGGCGGGCGCGGGCCCGAGCGTGGGCCGCGGCGGCGCGTGCCCCGGTCCGTTCCCCGAGGGAGCCGCCGAGGAAACCGAACTCGAAGGAGATCAGGACGGCCCGCACCCCGCCGACCTCACCCGTGCCGCAGACCACCGACTCGGTCTCGCCGGTACGGGCGGAGGCGCGCGCGTGGGCGGCGGAGTAGCCGGGCCATCCGAGCGGCCCGTCGCCCGTCAAGGGCCCCTCCGTGAAGGGGAATTCGGTGAAGTCGTCGCCGGCGACGAGGGCGATCGCCTCGCGTGCCGTCGTCGGGTCGCTCATCCGGACCTCGCAGCTCGTCGACGGAGTGTGGGGCAGGGCCCGGCCGCCCCGCGGTGGCCGCGGGGAACCGGACCCGCCGGTGCACCGTCACGGTAGCGCCCGGCGGTCCGACGGCTCCGGCCCGCCCCCGCGTCGCTCGCCGCGCCGTCCCTCAGGCCAGGATGCCGCTCCCGTGCGGCGCGTACAGGTCGAGGAGCCGGACCCTGGTCACCTGGAGGCGGTGGGCCAGGATCGCGCCCACCCAGAACATGACCGAGGCCCCGAACTCCGCGTCCGAGCGGCACATCGAGCGCACGGCCGGGGCGTTGAACTCCTGTGCCCGGACGGGGGTCATCGCCTCCGCCCCCGACTGGCACAGATACGGCGGGAACAGCCAGGACAGTCCCACCAGCTCACCGTGGTGCAGGGTCTCGATCACCGGTGCCCCGCGCCCCGGCACCTTGGCATCGAGCGTCACCGCGCCCGTCTTCACGATCCAGAACCGGTCGGCGTGCTGTTGCTCCTCGAACAGCCGGTGACCGGACTCGAAGTACACGTCCTCGGCGAAGGCCATCAGGCGTTCCCGGTGATCGGGCGGCAACGTGCTGACCTTGGGTGCGGCACTGCTCATGGCGGACCCTCCTCGCGCACTCGGCTCCCACCCCCAGTGTCCGCCAGCCCGCCCGCACGCGCGCGTAAGCGGGTTCAGGCACCCGGCCCCGCCGCCGGAAGGCCTCGCGCAGATCGGTACGGAATCCATGGCAGACAAGCCCGCGATCGTCCTCGTCCGCGGCTTCTGGGGCGGCGCCGCCCACTGGTCCAAGGTCATCACCGAACTCCACCGCCGCGGCCACGACCGGCTCCACGCCGTGGAGAACCCGCTCACCTCGCTCGCCGACGATGCCGAGCGGACACGGAAGATGGTCCGGCAGGTCGACGGGCCCGTCCTCCACCGAGGACCGCATGATCCACCCCGACAACGAGCGCCGCATGGTCGCGCGGATGAACCCGCGCAAGACCGTCGAGCTCGACGCGAGCCACGCCTCGCTCGCCTCCCGGCCCGTCGAGGTCTGCGACCTGATCGAACTGGCCGTGCGCGAGACCGCCTCCTGACCACGGCACGACCGCCGCCGCCCGGCCGCCCGGCGGCCGGCTGACGGTGTGGACCGCACGTGACCCCCGGCTCGTGGGCCGGGGGTCACGTCTCGGCATGCCCGCTCGCTCTCCGTGCACCCCCTCCGGAGTGCGGGTACCGGGTGGAGGGCGGAGCATGAACGTGAGAAGGAGCGGCAAGCGGGGGCGTGAGCCAGGAGGGTGACATGCCCGTCCCGGAAGGTGGCGTCCCGGAAGGTGGCGACGAGCTCGTCGTGCTGCGCGGGGTCGACAAGCACTTCGGCTCCCTGCACGTCCTCCAGTCCATCGACCTCACGGTCCACCGCGGCGAGGTCGTGGTCGTCATCGGGCCGTCGGGCTCGGGGAAGTCGACGCTCTGCCGCGCGATCAACCGCCTGGAGACCATCGACGAGGGCGAGATCGTCGTCGACGGACGCCCCCTGCCGGCCGAAGGCCGCGAACTCGCGGCCCTGCGCGCCGACGTCGGGATGGTCTTCCAGTCCTTCAACCTCTTCGCGCACAAGACGGTGCTCGACAACGTCACCCTGGGCCAGATCAAGGTCCGCAAGAAGGACCGGAAGGCGGCCGAGCAGCGCGCCCGCGCACTCCTCGACCGGGTCGGGGTCGCCTCCCAGGCGGACAAGTACCCGGCCCAGCTCTCCGGCGGCCAGCAACAGCGCGTGGCGATCGCCCGCGCCCTCGCCATGGATCCGAAGGTGATGCTCTTCGACGAGCCGACCTCCGCGCTCGACCCCGAGATGATCAACGAGGTCCTGGAGGTCATGCAGCAACTCGCCCGGGACGGCATGACGATGGTGGTCGTCACCCACGAGATGGGCTTCGCCCGGTCCGCCGCCAACCGCGTCGTCTTCATGGCCGACGGCAGGATCGTCGAGGAGACGACTCCGGACGAGTTCTTCAGCAATCCGCGCAGCGACCGTGCCAAGGACTTCCTGTCCAAGATCCTCCACCACTGACACCCATGACCACGGAGACCTGGGCACCGGCACCACCGCACCACCGCACGACACGGCAGGGTCGCCGCCCGACCAGCAGCCCCCAGGGGTGATTCTCATGAACGCGACCAGGACCGGCAGGACGACCGTCAGGACCGGCAGGGCCACCGTGGCCGTCGCCGCGGCCGTCGTCCTCTCCTTCACCTCCGCAGGATTCGCGAACGGTGCCACCGGCGCCGTGCCACGCGACCACGGCGGCGACGAGATCACCGTCGGCATCAAGTACGACCAGCCCGGCATCGGCCTGAAGACCCCCGACGGCACGTACACCGGCTTCGACGTCGACGTGGCCACGTACATCGCCAAGGAGCTCGGCCACGACCCCTCCGACATCGTGTGGAAGGAGGCCAAGAGCGCCGACCGGGAGACGCTGCTCCAGCGCGGCGACGTGGACTTCATCGCGGCCTCGTACTCGATCAACGACAAGCGGGCCGAGAAGGTCGACTTCGCCGGCCCCTACCTCCTCGCCCACCAGGACGTCCTGATCAGGGCCGACGACGACTCGATCAAGCAGCCGTCCGACCTCAACAACAAGAAGCTCTGCTCGGTCACCGGCTCGACCTCCGCGCAGAACGTCAAGGACAAGATCGCTCCCGACGCCCAGCTCCAGGAGTTCGGCGGCTACTCGGAGTGTCTGACCGGTCTCGAGAACGGTGTCATCGACGCCGTCACCACCGACGACTCGATCCTCGCCGGATACGCCTCGCAGAGCGAGTTCAAGGACAAGTTCAAGCTCGGCGGCTTCAAGATGAGCAACGAGAACTACGGCATCGGCGTCCAGAAGGGCAGCGAACTCAAGGCCAAGATCAACACAGCCCTGGAGAAGATGGTCGCCGACGGTTCCTGGGACGCGGCGGTGAAGAAGAACTTCGGCCCCGCGAACTACCAGAACGAACCCGCCCCCGAGATCGGCGTCATCGTGAAGTGAGCGAGCCGTCGTGTTCGACTTCCTCCAGGGGTACGACCTGCTCGGAGCCTTCTGGGTGACGGTGCAGCTCACCGTCTACTCGGCGATCGGCTCCCTCGTCTGGGGGACGCTGCTGGCGGCGATGCGCGTCAGCCCCGTCCCCCTCATGCGGGGCTTCGGCACCGTCTACGTCAACGTCGTCCGCAACATCCCCCTCACCGTCATCATCGTCTTCACCTCGCTCGGGCTGTTCCAGACCCTGGGCGTCAGCATGGGCGCCGACCGGTTCACCACGATCAACTTCCGGCTCGCCGTCCTCGGCCTCATCGCGTACACCAGCGCCTTCGTCTGCGAGGCGCTGCGCTCCGGCATCAACACCGTTCCCCTCGGCCAGGTCGAGGCCGCCCGCGCCATCGGACTCAGCTTCCCCCAGGTCCTGCGCATCATCGTGCTCCCGCAGGCCTTCCGCTCCGTCGTCGGCCCGCTCGCCAACGTCCTCATCGCCCTCACCAAGAACACCACCGTCGCCGCCGCCATCGGCGTCGCGGAAGCCGCCCTGCTCATGCGGGAGATGATCGAGAACGAGGCCCAGCTCATCCTCATCTCCGCGATCTTCGCCGTCGGCTTCATCTGCCTGACCCTGCCCACCGGCCTGTTCCTCGGCTGGGTGGCCAAGAAGGTGGCGGTGAAACGGTGAAGACCAAGCCCACCGTCCTCTACGACGTCCCCGGCCCCCGCGCCCGGCGCCGCAACCTCCTCTGGACGCTGCTGTTCCTGCTCGCGCTCGCCGCCGTCGTGTGGTGGGTGGTGGTGAGCCTCGCGGACAAGAACCAGCTCGAATGGGCCAAGTGGGCCCCCTTCTTCACCGACGCCCGGGTCTGGGAGACGTACATCCTCCCCGCCCTCAAGAACACCGTGATCGCCGCCGGACTCTCCATGGTGATCGCCCTGCCCCTCGGCGCGCTCCTCGGCGTCTCCCGGCTCTCCGACCACCGGGCCGTGCGCGGAGCGGCGGGCACGGTCGTCGAGTTCTTCCGCGCGATCCCCGTCCTGATCCTCATGCTCTTCGCCAACGCGGCCTTCTCCGAGTTCACCGACATCAGCCCGGAGACCCGCCCGCTGTACGCCGTCGTCACCGGGCTCGTCCTCTACAACGCGTCCGTCCTCGCCGAGGTCGTCCGGGCCGGCATCCTCGCCCTCCCCGCCGGCCAGACCGACGCGGCGAAGGCCATCGGCATGCGCAAGGGCCAGACCATGGCGTACGTGCTCCTGCCGCAGTCCGTCACGGCCATGCTGCCCGCACTCGTCAGCCAGCTCGTCGTCATCGTCAAGGACACCGCGCTCGGCGGCGCGATGCTGGGATTCTCCGAACTCCTCGCCTCCGTCCGCCCGATGAGCGCCAACTACGGAGCGAACACGATCGCCTGCTTCACCGTCGTCGCCGTGCTCTTCGTCATCCTCAACTTCGCGCTCACCACCTTCGCCTCCTGGCTCGAAGCGAGGCTGCGGCGCGGCAAGAGGTCCACGGGCGCGGTCGTCGGGGCGGACGCGGTGGAGGAACTCGCCACACCGGGCGAACACACGGGCCCGGCCGGCGGGCCCAAGTGACCTACGGGAGGAATGGGAGACCGGCCGGGGGCACGCGCGCGTGCCCCCGGCCGAATCGGGTCCCGGGCCGGCGAGCGGCGCCACCCCTCAGGACTGCGGGAGGGCGAGCACCGCCACCGGCGCGGAGGTCGGGCTCGGGGAACCACCGGCGGGTTCGACGGTGACGCCCACCCCGGACGCCCGGTTCACGGGGCCGGCGAGGAGGGTCGCCTGGGTGGTGGCGCCCGGGTCCATCAGCCCCGCGTCCCGCATGGTGCCCCCGTCGTCGTACCAGAGCTGGTAGACCTTGCCGGCCGGCGGCGGCGCCATGCCGGAGGCGGCGAACACCGCCCGGTCGAGCGAGGCCGAGACGACGACCGTGCCCACGGCGCCCCCTTCGAGCCGGCTCGTGGAGACGCGGGCGTCCGGGGCCGCGAGGACCTCGGCGACGGCGTCGTTCGCCTCGCGGGCGCGTGCCGTCTCCTGCCGGGCGTCCTCGGCCTGCCCGTGCTGCCAGACCGCGACCCCGCCGAGCCCGACGGCCCCGGCGAGGCAGGCCGCCAGCGCCCAGTGCGACCACCGGCGGAGACCGCGCCGCCCGAGCGGGGCCCGCGCCGTCTTCGTGGACGGCGGCGGCTCCTGGCGGACGGTCGCGATCCGACCCAGCACGTTCGCCCGGAGCGCGGCGTTCGGCGGCTCCGCGACGGCGAGACCGAGCCGGACCACGGTCTCGGAGAACTCCCGGACCTCCTGGCCGCACGCCGAGCACTCCGCGAGGTGACGCCGTACGGCCTCGTGCTCCTCGGAGTCCAGTGCGCCGAGCGCGTACGCACCGGTCAGCGTGTGCGGATCGACGGCGTTCACACGCCCACCCCC
This sequence is a window from Streptomyces sp. NBC_00691. Protein-coding genes within it:
- a CDS encoding anti-sigma factor, giving the protein MNAVDPHTLTGAYALGALDSEEHEAVRRHLAECSACGQEVREFSETVVRLGLAVAEPPNAALRANVLGRIATVRQEPPPSTKTARAPLGRRGLRRWSHWALAACLAGAVGLGGVAVWQHGQAEDARQETARAREANDAVAEVLAAPDARVSTSRLEGGAVGTVVVSASLDRAVFAASGMAPPPAGKVYQLWYDDGGTMRDAGLMDPGATTQATLLAGPVNRASGVGVTVEPAGGSPSPTSAPVAVLALPQS